One genomic region from Candidatus Defluviilinea gracilis encodes:
- the eutJ gene encoding ethanolamine utilization protein EutJ, with protein MAGQNGWHADPNLILPSGIYQGRVHVGVDLGTAYTVLVVLDENFQPIAGEYQFAEVTRDGLVVDFIGAVDLLRTMKAKVEKKLGFKLTSAATAYPPGVPQAEVRATANVLHGAELDCTGVIDEPTAANNVLKIRDGAIVDVGGGTTGIAIFRDGEVAHTADEPTGGTSFSLVIAGSTGKTFEEAEAMKKNPSEQTRLFPVVRPVMEKVASIVNRHVAGYQVDKLYLVGGTCAFVGMDEVIQEMTGIETVLPSNPLFVTPLGIAMNN; from the coding sequence ATGGCTGGACAAAATGGCTGGCACGCCGACCCGAACCTGATTCTCCCCTCAGGCATTTATCAGGGACGCGTGCATGTCGGTGTGGACTTGGGAACGGCATACACGGTGTTGGTCGTTCTCGATGAAAACTTTCAGCCGATTGCGGGCGAGTATCAATTCGCAGAGGTGACGCGCGACGGACTCGTCGTGGACTTTATCGGCGCGGTGGATTTGTTGCGGACGATGAAAGCGAAGGTCGAGAAGAAACTTGGCTTCAAGTTGACCTCCGCCGCGACGGCGTATCCGCCAGGCGTGCCGCAAGCGGAAGTGCGCGCAACTGCCAACGTGTTGCACGGCGCGGAACTGGATTGCACAGGCGTCATTGACGAGCCGACCGCCGCGAACAATGTGTTGAAGATCCGCGACGGTGCAATTGTAGATGTTGGCGGCGGCACGACAGGCATCGCCATCTTCCGTGATGGGGAGGTGGCGCACACCGCCGACGAGCCGACAGGCGGAACATCTTTCTCGCTGGTGATCGCTGGCTCGACGGGCAAAACGTTCGAGGAAGCCGAAGCGATGAAAAAGAATCCGAGCGAGCAGACGCGGTTATTTCCCGTCGTCCGCCCTGTGATGGAAAAGGTCGCTTCGATCGTCAATCGGCATGTGGCTGGTTATCAAGTGGACAAGCTGTATCTGGTCGGCGGCACGTGCGCGTTCGTTGGCATGGATGAAGTGATTCAAGAAATGACAGGCATCGAAACGGTTCTACCGAGCAATCCGCTGTTCGTTACGCCGCTTGGGATTGCGATGAATAATTAA
- a CDS encoding DUF861 domain-containing protein: protein MPRQLFTAEDIRRLARERVGPLVLAPDDIVTHEAQDVAFALGVKMIREAESGVPVGRNEASAATNLPPLKVVKMANVQMEQFTEGKTTAGTHVWLKDVVVTQDRSPMGAGFMSLDKGEMQWTLTYDEIDIVLEGELVITCGSEQVRGKTGDVIYIPKGSSITFGTPNWTRFVYVVFPVNWNEK, encoded by the coding sequence ATGCCGCGTCAACTATTTACTGCGGAGGATATTCGCCGTCTGGCGCGTGAGCGCGTCGGTCCGCTTGTGCTTGCGCCTGACGATATCGTCACACACGAGGCGCAGGATGTGGCGTTCGCTTTGGGCGTGAAAATGATTCGAGAAGCCGAATCAGGCGTCCCCGTGGGAAGAAACGAGGCGTCCGCTGCCACGAATCTGCCGCCGCTGAAAGTCGTCAAAATGGCGAACGTCCAGATGGAGCAGTTCACCGAAGGCAAGACTACGGCTGGCACGCACGTCTGGCTGAAGGATGTGGTCGTCACGCAGGATCGATCGCCGATGGGCGCGGGATTTATGTCGCTCGACAAAGGCGAGATGCAGTGGACGTTGACGTATGACGAGATTGACATCGTGCTTGAGGGCGAACTCGTGATCACGTGCGGAAGCGAACAAGTGCGCGGCAAAACGGGCGATGTGATTTACATCCCGAAAGGTTCGAGCATCACGTTTGGGACGCCGAACTGGACGCGCTTTGTGTATGTGGTGTTTCCTGTGAATTGGAACGAGAAATAA
- the eutM gene encoding ethanolamine utilization microcompartment protein EutM: protein MPVDVAMIALGMVETKGLVGAIEAADAMVKAANVTLIGSEYVGGGYVTVMVRGDVGAVKAATDAGAAAAKRVGELASVHVIPRPHGDVEMILPQNSKGSFGGRGKEK from the coding sequence ATGCCCGTAGATGTAGCAATGATCGCTTTAGGAATGGTGGAGACCAAGGGTCTCGTCGGCGCAATCGAAGCCGCGGACGCGATGGTCAAAGCCGCAAACGTGACGCTGATCGGCAGTGAATATGTCGGCGGCGGATACGTGACCGTGATGGTGCGCGGTGACGTCGGCGCGGTGAAAGCCGCGACCGATGCAGGAGCCGCCGCGGCAAAGCGCGTGGGTGAACTCGCGTCTGTGCATGTGATTCCACGCCCGCACGGTGACGTCGAGATGATCCTGCCGCAGAATAGCAAGGGTTCGTTCGGCGGACGCGGTAAAGAGAAATAG
- a CDS encoding aldehyde dehydrogenase family protein: MTDFDNDLQSIQEARTLATQARDAQRAFLHATQAEVDRICAAMAQAAADASVQLGKMASEETGYGVPEHKTLKNLLSSQLLWEAIKDIPTVGVIRSDPVKRTYDIAWPMGVVAALTPSTNPTSTTMFKTLIAVKAKNAIVIAPHPFAAKCCAETIRIMAEAGERAGMPKGLISCMTKVSLPGTQELMKHKYVALILATGGSDMVRAAHSVGKPAYGVGPGNVPAYVDRSADVAKAAKYIVASKAFDHSVICATEQAVVADRPIAAQLEELMKVEGAYFVDDKIKQILAKNLFVGHLPNPKSVGKSPQQLAQQYGFSVPDWARILVVRLNSVGRDEPLSGEKLTTVLGWYEVDGWEEGCERSLEMIAYGGRGHSQVIHAQDENVIMQFGLQKPVFRIVVNTFGTLGTTGYTTGLMPSMTLGSGGVGGAITGDNISVHHMYNTKRLAYEIRTAPDAAFTPGSTDTQTQRGMFSGGAGSVASNAVNPQVEEIVRKVLLELKK; encoded by the coding sequence ATGACCGACTTTGACAACGATCTCCAATCCATTCAGGAAGCCCGCACACTTGCCACGCAAGCGCGTGACGCTCAACGCGCGTTTCTCCACGCCACCCAAGCCGAAGTGGATCGCATCTGCGCGGCGATGGCGCAAGCCGCGGCTGATGCGTCTGTGCAACTCGGCAAAATGGCGAGCGAAGAGACGGGCTATGGCGTGCCTGAACATAAAACGCTGAAGAATTTATTGTCGTCGCAATTATTGTGGGAAGCCATCAAGGATATTCCAACCGTCGGCGTGATTCGCAGTGACCCTGTGAAAAGAACCTATGACATTGCGTGGCCCATGGGCGTTGTCGCCGCGTTGACTCCATCCACCAACCCAACATCCACGACGATGTTCAAGACGTTGATCGCGGTCAAAGCGAAGAATGCGATTGTGATCGCGCCGCATCCATTTGCCGCGAAGTGTTGCGCGGAAACCATCCGCATCATGGCAGAAGCGGGCGAGCGGGCTGGGATGCCGAAGGGACTGATCTCGTGCATGACGAAAGTATCCCTGCCTGGCACACAGGAATTGATGAAGCATAAATACGTCGCGTTGATTCTCGCCACAGGCGGCTCGGACATGGTTCGCGCGGCTCATTCCGTTGGCAAGCCCGCGTACGGGGTCGGTCCTGGCAACGTCCCCGCGTATGTGGATCGTTCAGCGGATGTGGCGAAGGCGGCGAAATACATCGTCGCATCGAAAGCGTTCGATCATTCCGTGATCTGCGCCACCGAGCAAGCCGTCGTTGCGGATCGTCCCATCGCGGCGCAACTCGAAGAATTGATGAAAGTTGAGGGCGCGTACTTTGTTGACGATAAGATCAAACAAATTTTGGCGAAGAATTTGTTTGTCGGTCATTTGCCGAATCCTAAATCGGTGGGGAAGAGTCCACAGCAGTTGGCACAGCAATACGGATTCAGCGTCCCTGATTGGGCGCGGATTCTCGTTGTGCGACTCAACAGCGTTGGGCGCGACGAGCCGCTCTCTGGTGAAAAGCTCACCACCGTCCTCGGCTGGTACGAGGTGGATGGCTGGGAGGAAGGTTGTGAACGCTCTTTGGAGATGATCGCATACGGCGGGCGCGGACATTCGCAAGTCATCCATGCTCAAGACGAGAATGTCATTATGCAATTCGGTTTGCAGAAACCCGTGTTCCGCATCGTGGTCAACACTTTCGGGACGCTCGGCACAACAGGCTACACCACTGGCTTGATGCCCTCGATGACTCTCGGCTCGGGCGGAGTTGGCGGCGCGATCACGGGCGATAACATCAGCGTGCATCACATGTATAATACCAAGCGACTGGCGTACGAGATCCGCACCGCGCCCGATGCCGCGTTTACGCCTGGCTCAACGGATACGCAGACTCAAAGAGGTATGTTTAGTGGTGGAGCGGGTTCGGTGGCGTCGAACGCGGTAAATCCACAGGTGGAAGAGATCGTGAGGAAGGTGTTGTTGGAGTTGAAGAAATAA
- the eutL gene encoding ethanolamine utilization microcompartment protein EutL → MAILDPLYGTPLAVQLIPQVHRNFAEQLKLRDDQRSIGLLSVDNDDATYTAIDEATKMANVEVVYAKSFYAGAKHTSGKWSGEIMAILAGPDPAEVRAGLNAAVNYIKTQAVWYSANDDDSIAFFPHVISRTGTYLSQVCNIPVGSPIAYLVATPNEGLVALDAALKSADVNIVALTMPPSETNYMGVMLTGDQPACKAAATAFQNKVLEVASNPLNY, encoded by the coding sequence ATGGCAATCCTCGACCCTCTCTATGGAACTCCCCTCGCGGTGCAATTGATCCCTCAGGTGCATCGTAACTTCGCGGAGCAACTTAAACTGCGCGACGATCAACGCTCCATTGGTCTCCTCAGCGTGGACAACGACGACGCGACGTACACAGCCATTGACGAAGCGACGAAGATGGCAAACGTCGAAGTGGTGTATGCCAAGTCGTTTTACGCGGGCGCGAAGCACACGTCGGGAAAATGGTCGGGTGAGATCATGGCTATTTTAGCGGGACCAGATCCCGCCGAAGTCCGAGCGGGATTGAATGCCGCGGTGAACTACATCAAGACTCAAGCCGTCTGGTATTCCGCCAACGACGACGACTCCATCGCATTCTTCCCGCATGTGATTTCGAGAACAGGCACATATCTTTCGCAAGTGTGCAACATCCCTGTCGGTTCGCCGATCGCGTATCTTGTGGCGACTCCAAACGAAGGCTTGGTCGCGCTCGATGCGGCGTTAAAATCAGCGGACGTGAACATCGTCGCATTGACCATGCCGCCGTCTGAAACGAATTACATGGGCGTGATGCTCACAGGCGACCAACCCGCCTGCAAAGCCGCCGCAACCGCGTTTCAAAATAAAGTGTTAGAGGTTGCGAGTAATCCACTCAACTATTAA
- the eutC gene encoding ethanolamine ammonia-lyase subunit EutC: MDDTQLNTLVDAIVRELKASGAVKPASSAGTPASASSTLPSSSASSAKPQANYQLPITNLTIDLPDPTLTRSTPRVKNPKDAEGLKALMASTTARIGVGRAGPRYSTAELLLFQGDHAVTQDALYRDVDQKLLDEFNLFTVQTKITGGKQEYLLRPDLGRLLNDDAKRIINEKCQKNVNIQLVVGDGLSAAAIEANLRQIFPVLKQGVQTAGLTFGTPFFIKYARVGVMNDVGELIKPDVVILLIGERPGLGRAESMSAYMGYKPKYGDTDADRDVVCNIFENGGTNPLEGGAFVVQIAQKMRKHQASGVKLKLAN, translated from the coding sequence ATGGACGACACCCAACTCAACACCCTCGTGGACGCGATCGTACGCGAACTCAAAGCCTCGGGAGCCGTGAAGCCCGCTTCCTCCGCAGGGACGCCTGCCTCTGCTTCGTCAACTCTCCCCTCCTCTTCGGCTTCCTCCGCCAAACCTCAAGCCAATTACCAATTACCAATTACCAATCTCACCATTGACCTCCCCGACCCCACCCTCACCCGCTCCACTCCGCGCGTCAAGAATCCCAAAGATGCAGAAGGGTTGAAAGCCCTCATGGCATCCACCACCGCCCGCATCGGAGTCGGTCGCGCAGGTCCGCGTTACAGCACGGCGGAGTTACTTTTATTCCAGGGCGATCATGCCGTGACGCAAGACGCGCTCTATCGTGACGTTGACCAGAAATTATTGGACGAGTTCAACCTCTTCACCGTCCAAACGAAAATCACAGGCGGCAAACAGGAATACCTCCTCCGCCCTGATTTGGGTCGCTTACTCAACGACGACGCCAAACGCATTATCAACGAGAAATGCCAGAAGAACGTCAACATCCAACTCGTCGTCGGCGATGGACTCTCCGCCGCGGCAATCGAAGCAAACCTGCGTCAGATATTTCCTGTACTCAAACAAGGTGTGCAAACCGCAGGTCTCACGTTTGGAACGCCGTTCTTCATCAAGTATGCCCGAGTCGGCGTGATGAACGATGTCGGCGAACTCATCAAGCCCGATGTGGTCATCTTGCTCATCGGCGAACGCCCTGGGCTGGGACGCGCCGAGTCGATGAGCGCGTACATGGGCTACAAACCCAAATACGGCGACACAGACGCCGACCGCGATGTGGTCTGCAACATCTTCGAAAACGGCGGAACCAATCCGCTCGAGGGCGGGGCGTTCGTCGTGCAGATCGCCCAAAAGATGCGCAAACATCAAGCATCTGGCGTAAAATTGAAGTTGGCGAATTAG
- a CDS encoding ethanolamine ammonia-lyase subunit EutB: MILRTKLHGKTYEFPDIRLLMGKANEEKSGDRLAGVAAETTAERVAAKMVLAEVPLWVLHDNPAVPYDQDEITRLIHDAVDQTIYNEVKDWTVGEFREWILSDKTSTEMIRRVSNGLTAEMIAGVTKLMSNLDLMYAAKKIPVTAYCNNTIGKPGTLSSRNQPNHPTDSPEGIRAEIYEGLSYGSGDSVIGINPVDDSYGSVARLLDMTYDIIKTWNIPTQNCLLAHVTTQMKCMQSGSPVGLVFQSLAGSQKGNDSFGISIGLMDEAYELAKKHCFPTGPNYMYFETGQGAELSSEAHNGWDQLVLEARCYGFAKRYSPYQVNTVVGFIGPEYLYDARQIQRAGLEDHFMGKLTGISMGVDACYTNHARADQNAIENLAVMLTAAGCNYFMGVPMADDPMLSYQSTSYHDAPTLRQLFNLRPAPEFEKWMEEMGLIKNGILTDKAGDPTIFLKR, from the coding sequence ATGATTCTCCGAACCAAACTTCACGGCAAGACCTACGAATTCCCCGACATCCGCCTCCTGATGGGTAAAGCCAACGAGGAGAAATCAGGCGACCGTCTCGCGGGAGTCGCGGCTGAGACCACTGCCGAGCGCGTCGCGGCGAAGATGGTGCTGGCAGAAGTCCCGCTATGGGTTCTGCATGATAACCCCGCCGTGCCGTATGACCAGGATGAGATCACGCGTCTCATTCACGACGCCGTAGACCAGACCATCTACAACGAAGTCAAAGATTGGACAGTGGGGGAGTTCCGTGAATGGATTCTCTCCGACAAGACCTCCACCGAGATGATTCGCCGCGTCTCGAACGGACTCACCGCCGAGATGATCGCGGGCGTCACGAAATTGATGTCGAATCTCGACCTGATGTACGCGGCGAAGAAGATTCCCGTCACTGCCTATTGCAACAACACGATCGGGAAGCCAGGAACGCTGTCCAGCCGCAACCAGCCCAACCATCCGACTGATTCGCCCGAAGGCATCCGCGCGGAGATTTACGAGGGGTTGTCCTACGGCTCAGGCGACTCGGTCATCGGCATCAATCCCGTTGACGATTCGTACGGCTCGGTCGCGCGCCTGCTCGACATGACGTACGACATCATCAAGACTTGGAACATCCCCACGCAAAATTGTCTGCTGGCGCACGTCACAACGCAGATGAAGTGTATGCAATCAGGTTCGCCTGTTGGGCTTGTCTTTCAGTCGCTGGCGGGTTCGCAAAAAGGCAACGACTCGTTCGGCATCTCCATCGGACTCATGGATGAGGCATACGAACTTGCGAAGAAGCATTGCTTCCCGACGGGTCCGAACTACATGTATTTTGAAACGGGACAAGGCGCGGAACTTTCGTCGGAGGCGCATAACGGCTGGGATCAACTCGTGCTTGAAGCGCGCTGTTATGGTTTCGCAAAACGCTACAGCCCGTATCAAGTCAACACGGTGGTCGGCTTCATCGGTCCCGAGTATTTATACGACGCGCGCCAGATCCAACGCGCGGGACTCGAAGATCATTTCATGGGCAAACTCACGGGCATCTCGATGGGCGTGGACGCCTGTTACACCAATCATGCCCGCGCCGATCAAAACGCCATCGAGAATCTCGCGGTCATGCTCACCGCGGCGGGATGCAATTATTTCATGGGCGTGCCAATGGCTGACGACCCGATGCTCTCGTATCAATCCACGTCGTATCACGACGCGCCCACGCTTCGTCAACTGTTCAACCTGCGCCCCGCGCCAGAATTCGAAAAGTGGATGGAAGAAATGGGTCTCATCAAGAACGGCATCCTCACCGACAAAGCAGGCGACCCGACGATATTCCTAAAGAGATAA
- a CDS encoding ankyrin repeat domain-containing protein: protein MRFSIEESQFFSSVKAGDVNAVILALHPEPYLVESRDEIGKTPLHLAVENGLVEMVKLLISAGAKVEAVDGNGTTALHLAIEQSLTNHAIERIVFTEIANFLLEAGADVNAYDKNGFSLLHNASVSGDKEIITFLVGKGADVNLRGTKGFTPLHWALCANIEERDIQNHLDAIETLISFGADVIAKTEDGKTPLIVLSENNPGRPQLAKLLKRFDAA from the coding sequence ATGCGATTTTCTATAGAAGAATCTCAGTTTTTCTCTAGCGTGAAAGCGGGTGATGTAAATGCCGTAATACTTGCATTACATCCAGAACCTTATCTTGTCGAATCTCGAGATGAGATTGGTAAGACGCCTCTGCATCTCGCTGTGGAAAATGGCTTGGTTGAGATGGTCAAGTTATTAATCTCAGCAGGCGCAAAGGTTGAAGCGGTTGACGGTAATGGGACTACTGCTTTGCATCTGGCTATTGAACAGTCATTAACGAATCACGCAATCGAACGAATAGTCTTTACTGAAATTGCCAATTTTCTTTTGGAAGCTGGTGCAGATGTAAATGCCTATGATAAAAATGGATTCTCCCTGTTGCACAATGCTTCGGTTTCGGGGGACAAAGAAATAATAACTTTTCTTGTTGGGAAAGGTGCAGATGTAAATTTGAGAGGTACCAAAGGCTTCACCCCCCTTCATTGGGCGCTATGTGCAAATATTGAAGAGCGCGACATTCAAAATCATTTGGACGCTATCGAAACCTTGATAAGTTTTGGGGCCGATGTGATCGCTAAAACAGAAGATGGGAAGACTCCATTGATTGTCTTAAGTGAGAATAATCCTGGGCGTCCACAGTTGGCTAAATTGCTAAAAAGATTTGACGCAGCATAA
- a CDS encoding ethanolamine ammonia-lyase reactivating factor EutA has protein sequence MADSRDLLSVGVDVGTTTTQIVFSRLNLQDVSRPGQIPRINITDRKVIYQSPIVFTPLVDSDTIDADKLNQIVRSEYSSAGVEPSQVETGAVIITGETAKKKNADEILRALSGLAGEFVVSVAGPNVESLIAGKGAGAAQYSQTNFATVTNLDIGGGSANSATFRSGNLIGAAAMNYGGRILEIDHATGIVRHIAEPARRILEDIGLRLEIGDSPSFEDLRRFTDRMADMTVELIEGTNSPLAQKIYLTPPVGVSGKGSVLMFSGGIGHYYYNPIPIDSVSDATIHDDVGPLLAESLRKHATLNSYSIVPPAETVRATVLGASTQTVTLSGSTIWAEKEILPLKNVPVIRPIFTIAGRVAEGVSRPEGINPASVSNAISEAVTRWDVNLATDPFAIALELEKSLDYQSLTQLANGLNDFANTMPSDRPLIAIIERDYAQALGQTVKGLAPSRALLVIDQVGLSEGDYIDIGAPLMDGRVVPLSVKTLIFYH, from the coding sequence ATGGCTGATTCACGTGACCTTTTGTCAGTAGGCGTGGATGTGGGTACGACCACCACTCAGATCGTCTTTTCACGCCTCAACTTGCAGGATGTGTCGCGACCTGGGCAAATACCGAGAATAAATATTACCGATCGGAAAGTGATCTATCAAAGCCCGATCGTTTTCACGCCGTTGGTTGATTCTGATACGATCGACGCGGACAAGCTGAATCAGATCGTGCGGAGCGAATATTCATCCGCTGGTGTGGAGCCGAGTCAAGTGGAGACGGGCGCGGTCATCATCACGGGTGAGACTGCGAAAAAGAAGAATGCGGACGAAATCCTGCGGGCGTTGTCGGGGCTGGCTGGCGAGTTCGTCGTCAGTGTGGCGGGACCGAATGTGGAGAGTTTGATCGCTGGCAAAGGCGCGGGCGCGGCGCAATATTCGCAGACGAACTTTGCCACCGTCACCAACTTGGACATCGGCGGCGGGAGCGCGAACAGCGCGACGTTCCGCAGTGGCAACCTGATCGGCGCGGCGGCGATGAATTATGGCGGTCGCATTTTGGAGATTGATCATGCGACGGGTATCGTGAGGCATATTGCGGAGCCTGCGCGGAGGATACTTGAAGATATTGGTTTGAGATTGGAGATTGGAGATTCGCCTTCGTTTGAGGATCTGCGTCGCTTTACGGATCGTATGGCTGATATGACCGTTGAACTCATCGAAGGGACGAACTCGCCGCTGGCGCAGAAGATTTATCTCACGCCGCCTGTCGGTGTTTCGGGTAAAGGTTCGGTGCTGATGTTCTCTGGCGGTATCGGACATTATTACTACAACCCGATTCCCATCGACTCGGTGAGCGACGCGACGATTCACGATGATGTCGGTCCGTTGCTGGCGGAGTCGTTGCGGAAACATGCAACGCTGAACTCGTACTCGATTGTGCCGCCCGCAGAGACGGTCCGCGCGACGGTGTTGGGAGCCAGTACACAAACGGTGACTCTCTCAGGCTCGACGATTTGGGCAGAGAAGGAAATTTTGCCGTTGAAGAATGTGCCTGTGATAAGACCCATATTTACAATCGCTGGTCGAGTAGCCGAAGGCGTATCGAGACCAGAGGGCATCAACCCTGCATCTGTTTCAAATGCGATCTCCGAAGCCGTCACCCGCTGGGATGTGAATCTCGCAACCGACCCATTCGCAATTGCGCTGGAACTCGAAAAATCATTGGACTATCAATCCCTGACTCAACTCGCCAATGGACTCAACGACTTCGCCAACACCATGCCCAGTGACCGACCGCTCATCGCCATCATCGAACGCGACTACGCCCAAGCACTCGGTCAAACCGTTAAAGGCTTGGCTCCCTCCCGCGCGTTACTCGTCATTGATCAGGTCGGCTTATCCGAAGGCGATTACATTGACATCGGGGCACCGCTCATGGACGGACGCGTTGTCCCGCTGAGCGTGAAGACGTTGATTTTTTATCATTGA
- a CDS encoding EutN/CcmL family microcompartment protein, whose product MKIALVIGSTISTIKDEVIRGRKLLIVRDADTAGKPTGEPYIAVDTVSAGTGDLVMVTDGSSARYTNQTTNAPVDAVIVGVIDSLEMGGKVSYRKE is encoded by the coding sequence ATGAAAATTGCGCTCGTCATCGGTTCGACCATTTCAACCATCAAGGATGAAGTGATACGGGGGCGGAAACTGCTCATTGTGCGGGATGCGGATACAGCGGGCAAGCCGACGGGCGAGCCGTATATCGCCGTGGACACGGTCAGCGCAGGGACGGGGGACCTGGTGATGGTCACCGACGGTTCATCGGCTCGTTACACGAATCAAACCACCAACGCGCCTGTGGACGCGGTGATCGTGGGTGTGATCGATTCGCTTGAGATGGGGGGGAAGGTTTCGTACAGGAAAGAGTGA